GCCTGACCTTGCGATCACGCAGGTACTGGTGGAAACCCTCACCGTAATTCTGGTCGCCCTTGTGCTCATTCACCTGCCGCAGAGCAAGGTAAGTGTTTCGATGGGCTCGAAGGTCCGCGACGGTATCCTGGCCGGTGGTGTAGGTCTGATTGTAACCCTCATCATGCTCGCGGTGCTGAACACTGAGTTTGATCCTTTCATGACCGACTACTTCGCAGAGAACAGCTACGTCGTAGCCTACGGGCGGAATATCGTAAACGTGATTCTGGTCGATTTCCGGGCGCTTGATACCTTTGGCGAGATCGTGGTAATCGGTGTAGCCGGTATCGGCGTGTATGCGCTCATCAAACTGGGTAAAAAAATCACCACCAAAAAAGAAGGTACAACAGCATGAATTCAATGATTCTCAGAACAGCAACCCGGCTGTTGTTTCCGCTGCTGCTGATTTTTTCCGTGTTTTTGTTTTTCAGGGGGCACAATGAGCCCGGTGGCGGTTTCATAGGCGGTCTTGTTGGCGCGGCGGCTTTTGTGCTGTTCGCCATTGCTTTCGGCACGGAAGTGACCCGCAAGCTGCTGCGCATGGATCCCCGCGTAATGGTCGGCTGGGGACTGTTCCTGGCGCTCGTAAGCGGCATCATGTCCATGATAGCTGGTGACGCTTTTTTCACAGGACAGTGGGCGCTCCCGGTTGTTTTCGGGAATGAGCTCCATGTGGGCACCCCTCTCATATTCGACATTGGCGTGTATTTGGTAGTTGTAGGTTTTACCCTCGCCGTAATCTTTGCACTTGAAGAAGAAGACTAACCAATGGAGCCTTTATTAGCTATTGTAATTGGAATACTTGTGGCACTCAGCGTGTATCTCATGCTCCGCCGCAACCTGATACGCGTGGTAATCGGCATCGTAATTTTGAGCAACGCGGTTAACCTGCTCATCTTTACGCTGGGCCGGCTCGACCGCGGTATCCCGCCGCTCATTGCATCCGGGGAGTACGTGCCATCGGGCGCTTTTGCAAACCCGCTGCCGCAGGCGCTTGTGCTTACCGCTATCGTGATTGGCTTCGGTCTGCTGTCATACGCCCTCGTACTTGTTTACCGGGCCTACACGGAAGTCGGAACCCTGGATGTGGATGACATGCGCGTTGCTGAGCCGCCCTACAAAGGGGAAGAGCTTCCTGCAAGCGCGAAAATCGGGGGGGACGAAGCGTGAACCACATCGTTATTTATCCCATCCTGATTCCGATTCTCACGGCATCAATCGCCCTCATTGCGTTCAAAAACCGTGATTTACAGCGCTGGATCAGCGTGATCGGATCTACGCTCACGTTTATTTCGACCTGCGTACTGCTTTATGCGGTACATACCGACGGTATTCAGGTGCTGCAGCCCGGTAACTGGGAAGCCCCCTTCGGAATTTCGCTTGTCGCGGACCTGTTCAGCGCACTTATGGTGTGCGTCACCGGCCTCATGGCCATGACCATCAGCATTTACTCGCTGGGTGATGTGGATGAGCGCCGCGAGTCGTTCGGTTTTCAGCCGCTTTTTCAGATTCTGATTTTCGGCGTAATCGGAGCCTTCCTCACCGGTGACCTCTTCAACCTTTATGTTTGGTTTGAAGTCATGCTCATCACTTCCTTCGTGCTGCTTGCCATCGGAAACGGCAAAGCGCAGCTCGATGGTGCGGTGAAGTACGTGATCATCAACCTGCTTTCGTCCCTCATTTTCCTGGCAGCGGTCGGGATTATGTACGGACTGACCGGCACGCTCAACTTCGCGGCTATGGCCGAAGCCCTTCAGGATACCGAGAACACAGGACTTGTCATCACGGCTTCCATGATGTTCATGGTTTCCTTCGGGATTAAGTCTGCCGTATTCCCGCTCTTTTTCTGGCTGCCGGCTTCCTACCACACCCCGCCTATCACCATCACGGCGATTTTCGGGGCGCTGCTTACCAAAGTCGGGGTTTACTCGCTTGTACGGGTATTCACCCTGCTGTTCACCCACGACATCGGCTACACGCACACCATCCTGCTCTGGATTTCGGTGCCCACCATGGTCGTTGGCGTATTGGGTGCGGCCTCACAGTATGATGTCCGCAAAATTCTTAGCTTCCACATTGTGAGTCAGATCGGCTACATGATTATGGGACTGGCCTTCTTTACCAAAATTGCGCTTGCAGGGGTGATCTACTACATCCTGCATAACATTCTGGCAAAGACCAACCTCTTTTTGGTAGCCGGTATTGCACAGAAGCTGGTTGGCTCGTATCACCTGTCCCGCTTGGGCGGTCTCTACAAGAAATATCCGCTGGTTAGCGCCCTGTTTGCCATATCAGCGATTTCGCTTGCGGGACTCCCGCCCCTCACCGGATTCTGGGCCAAGTACACCGTCATATATGCCGGTCTTGAAGTGCAGCAATGGGTGGTGATTGGCTTTGCGCTTGCCGTGGGTCTGATGACGCTCTTCTCCATGACCAAAATCTGGATGGGGGCATACTGGAGCCCGCTGCCCGATACCGCGCCTGTGGTAGCCGACAAAAACTTCAAGCCCGTTGCCGGTGCGCAGCTTATCGCACTCATGCTGCCCACAATTGTGATTGCAGGCTTCATCGTAGTGCTGGGTATTTTCGGAGAGCCGTTTTACATGCTGCTTTTCGACGCTGCCGAACAGCTGCTTGATCCATCCATGTATATCAACGCCGTACTGAATCCATGAAACAGTTTATCACCAACATTCTGCTGGCCGTAATTTGGGCCGCTGTTACCGGAACCATCAGCCTGGGTAACCTTGCAATTGGCTTTTTCCTGGGCTATCTGGTGATGCTTGTCGCCGCCCCGGCCATAGATTCTGAGCACTACACACGCAGGCTTCGGCTTGCAGTTGGTTTCATCTTTTACTTTCTGAAAGAACTGGTCGTGTCGAGCATTCGCGTCGCAGTTGATGTGATGAAACCCAGCTTCCGGATGAAGTCCGGCATTGTCGGTATTCCGCTGGACGCCAAATCGGATCTGGAGAAGACGCTGCTTGCCAACTCCATTTCACTCACGCCGGGTACGCTCAGCCTCGATACCTCCGAAGATGGCAAAACCCTTTACATCCATGCCATGTACATCGATAACAACGATGTGGAAGCTGTCCGCAAGGAAATTAAAATGGGAATGGAAAGCCACATTCTCGAGATCACCCGCCCTGAATGGCCCTGATGAACCTTATTACGCTTTGAATCAAAAAAAGCTCCTGCTACCCGGGAGCTTTTTTTGTTGGATGATGTTTCCGAAGCTTCACTTATTTGCGTATCCGGAATGAAATCCGGATAAAACCCTGGAAAATTATTTTGAGCAAGAAAACAGGCTCCGCACATCAGGCTGATACGCCGGTGCTTCGGAACCGAAACCTATACATCATTTTCTGTATCACGCTTACGGCCATCATGGGGGTCTCAAGCATTACCCCGGTGCTGCCGCTCATCGCGGATACCTTCGATATTAGTGTCGGCCGGGCTGCGCTCCTTATCACAGCCTACACCATTCCCGGTGTGCTGCTGACCCCCGTGCTGGGCGTGCTTGCCGACCGAATCGGACGAAAGCTGGTGCTGGTGCCTTCCATGCTCCTTTTTGGGGCCGCGGGTTTTGCCTGCGCATTTGCCGGGAGCTATGAAACGCTGCTCCTGCTCAGACTTGTGCAGGGTGTTGGCTCCGCCGCCATCGGTGCCCTGAATGTCACGATGATAGGGGATATTTTCAGCGGAAATCAGCGCACGGAAGCCATGGGCTACAATGCGGGCGTGCTTAGCGTTGGCGCAACCCTGTATCCGGCCATTGGCGGTGCCATAGCGGTTCTGGGCTGGTATGCCCCTTTTTACCTGCCGCTGCTCGCATTTCCGACCGCCCTGATCATTATTTTTTATCTCGAAAACCCGGAGCCCGAAAGATCGGGAACAGTACGTGCTTACTTTCAGGCTGTGTTTGTGAACATCAGGCAAAACCGGATACTGCCGATGTTTCTGGCAACTTTGGTATCCTTTATACTGCTCTACGGGCCTCTGCTTACGATTATTCCGTTTCTGATTGAAGCCCGCTTTACGAGCGTTTCGTTTGTCATCGGGCTGGTGCTTTCAGCCGCTTCTGTCGCGAATGGTCTGGCTTCAGTAAATGCGGGGCGGCTCACCCGGCGCTTCAAAGGCGAAAAAATTGTAATCGTATCCTTTGCCATTTACGCCTTGTCGCTGCTTGCCATGCCCGCTGCGCCCAACCTGTGGTGGCTGGGGGCAGCCTCGGTACTCTACGGCTTAGCACAGGGATTAAATCTGCCGGTGCTTATTTCCCTGATTTCCGGAGAAGCACGACTTGAAAACCGGGGGGCTATCATGTCGCTGAACGGCATGGTGATTAAGCTGGCACAGTCGGTTTCTCCCATCTTTGCAAGCCTGTTGCTGGGGTTCGGGGGCTTTGCAGGCGTCTACATTTTTTGCGCGCTGATGGCTTTGCTGACCGGTGCCTGGCTGGCTGTTCGGCTGCGTTAGCTGAGTGGCAGCGGCTTTGTACCCCGTTTACAAAAGCGTTATCTTTGGAAGCTGTTTACACCGGCGTATTGGTGAACTTCAAACGCTAACTCTTCACAGGAAAAAGTGCGGAAGCCCCAACAGGCAAACTCCCGCTTATTTCCGATAAACCAACCTTATTTTTCCAAAATGGACATTATTCTTCTAATGGCAGACCCTGAAGGGGGAAGCCCGTTTGCCTCTTTCATTTTCTTAGGATTGATTTTCTTCATCTTCTGGTTTTTTATTATCCGTCCGCAAAGCAAGAAGCAAAAAGAAATTCAACAGAAAGTTACCGAGATGAAGAAAGGTGATAAAATCGTGACATCCGGTGGCATGCTCGGCATTCTTCATTCCAACGATGAAGAAACGGTGCTGATTGAAGTGGATAAAGAAGTAAAAATCCGCGTGCTCAAAAATGCAATTGTGGACGTAAATCCGAACAAAAAAGCATAGTCTGAACGTCCGGAGTCTCCTCTCCGGATGGCAGCCCTCATCCCCTACCTTACTCCCATGGCAGACGACATCACCTTCGATAGCATTGAATCCGCGATAGACGATATTCGCAACGGCAAAATCATCATTGTTGTAGATGATGAAGACCGTGAAAACGAAGGTGATTTTGTGATGGCTGCAGAAATGGTTACGCCGGAAGCGGTAAACCTGATGGCGACACATGGCCGCGGGCTCATTTGTGCGCCCATCACGCGGGAGCGGGCGTATGAGCTCAACCTCGACCGCATGGTTCAGGATAACACCGACAGCCTGAAAACGGCTTTTACGGTTTCAATAGACTACAATCAGGGTACTTCGACCGGTATTTCGGCTGCCGACCGGGCCATCACCCTGAAAGCACTGATCCGAAACACGTCCCGCCCCGGGGACTTCAACCGCCCCGGGCATATTTTCCCGCTTATTTCTGTGGAAGGGGGCACCCTCCGCAGGGCAGGGCATACGGAAGCTGCCGTAGATCTCGCCCGGCTTGCCGGTTTATATCCCGCAGGCGTTATTTGCGAGATCATGAACGAAGACGGCACCATGGCGCGCCTGCCTGATCTGGTGAAAGTGGCTAAAAAGTTCGGTATGAAGCTCATCACCATAAAAGATCTGATCTCTTACCGCATGCATAAAGAGTCGTTGGTTAGAGAAATGGTGAATGTGAAGCTTCCAACAGTTTACGGCGATTTTCAGCTCTATGCCTTTGAAGAGCGGCTCACCGGCGGCAATCATCTTGCACTTGTAAAAGGGAGCTGGTCTGAAGACGAGCCTGTTCTCGTGCGCGTGCATTCACTGTGCGTAACCGGCGATATTTTCGGATCCAAGCGCTGCGACTGCGGTGAACAACTTCATCAGGCGCTCATCAATATCGAACAAAACGGCAGGGGCGTACTCCTGTACATGAATCAGGAAGGCCGGGGAATCGGGCTGGTGAACAAACTCAGGGCCTACAAGCTACAGGAAGACGGCCTCGATACCGTTGAAGCCAATGTTGCGCTTGGCTTCAAACCGGATCATCGTGATTACGGCGTAGGCGCGCAGATTCTCCGGGAACTGGGCGTGCGTAAAATGCGGCTGATGACCAATAATCCAACCAAGCGCGTGGGTTTGCAGGGTTACGGCCTTGAAATTGCTGAACAGGTTCCCATTGAAATTGAAGCCTATCCGGAAAACGAGCACTACCTGAAAACCAAGCGGGATAAGATGGGACACAAGCTTGATCATATCTCCGCACACAAGTCGGATGGATTCCTGAATTCGCTTAAAAAGTAATCGTTCCTCCGCAGTTGCTCATTTGACTGCATTTGGTTTTCATTTACGATTCAGGTTGTTTCCGTTAACAATTGACAGGTAAGGGTAAATGCCCCGAAGGCGGCAGGGAAACCGAAAATGATGGTATAAAAGCCTGATAACTATCTTTTTAAAGGCACAGCTGCATAATTCTCGGCTTGAGATGGTGTAATCAGCAACAGGGTGCTGTACGTAAAAAAGAAGCTAAAAATATTTTGCTATTACTAAATAGGATTTTATATTAAAGCGCGCTCAAGTAGCGTCTCTCTTGATGAATAGTTTAAGGCACTGTACGTGATAAATACGGTGCCTTATTTTTTACCTGCCTCCAAAGACTTCACGGATCAAAACTAACGCTTC
This genomic stretch from Cyclonatronum proteinivorum harbors:
- the yajC gene encoding preprotein translocase subunit YajC translates to MDIILLMADPEGGSPFASFIFLGLIFFIFWFFIIRPQSKKQKEIQQKVTEMKKGDKIVTSGGMLGILHSNDEETVLIEVDKEVKIRVLKNAIVDVNPNKKA
- a CDS encoding MFS transporter, which produces MSKKTGSAHQADTPVLRNRNLYIIFCITLTAIMGVSSITPVLPLIADTFDISVGRAALLITAYTIPGVLLTPVLGVLADRIGRKLVLVPSMLLFGAAGFACAFAGSYETLLLLRLVQGVGSAAIGALNVTMIGDIFSGNQRTEAMGYNAGVLSVGATLYPAIGGAIAVLGWYAPFYLPLLAFPTALIIIFYLENPEPERSGTVRAYFQAVFVNIRQNRILPMFLATLVSFILLYGPLLTIIPFLIEARFTSVSFVIGLVLSAASVANGLASVNAGRLTRRFKGEKIVIVSFAIYALSLLAMPAAPNLWWLGAASVLYGLAQGLNLPVLISLISGEARLENRGAIMSLNGMVIKLAQSVSPIFASLLLGFGGFAGVYIFCALMALLTGAWLAVRLR
- a CDS encoding Na+/H+ antiporter subunit C — translated: MEPLLAIVIGILVALSVYLMLRRNLIRVVIGIVILSNAVNLLIFTLGRLDRGIPPLIASGEYVPSGAFANPLPQALVLTAIVIGFGLLSYALVLVYRAYTEVGTLDVDDMRVAEPPYKGEELPASAKIGGDEA
- a CDS encoding Na+/H+ antiporter subunit E — its product is MKQFITNILLAVIWAAVTGTISLGNLAIGFFLGYLVMLVAAPAIDSEHYTRRLRLAVGFIFYFLKELVVSSIRVAVDVMKPSFRMKSGIVGIPLDAKSDLEKTLLANSISLTPGTLSLDTSEDGKTLYIHAMYIDNNDVEAVRKEIKMGMESHILEITRPEWP
- a CDS encoding Na+/H+ antiporter subunit B, whose protein sequence is MNSMILRTATRLLFPLLLIFSVFLFFRGHNEPGGGFIGGLVGAAAFVLFAIAFGTEVTRKLLRMDPRVMVGWGLFLALVSGIMSMIAGDAFFTGQWALPVVFGNELHVGTPLIFDIGVYLVVVGFTLAVIFALEEED
- a CDS encoding bifunctional 3,4-dihydroxy-2-butanone-4-phosphate synthase/GTP cyclohydrolase II, with the protein product MAALIPYLTPMADDITFDSIESAIDDIRNGKIIIVVDDEDRENEGDFVMAAEMVTPEAVNLMATHGRGLICAPITRERAYELNLDRMVQDNTDSLKTAFTVSIDYNQGTSTGISAADRAITLKALIRNTSRPGDFNRPGHIFPLISVEGGTLRRAGHTEAAVDLARLAGLYPAGVICEIMNEDGTMARLPDLVKVAKKFGMKLITIKDLISYRMHKESLVREMVNVKLPTVYGDFQLYAFEERLTGGNHLALVKGSWSEDEPVLVRVHSLCVTGDIFGSKRCDCGEQLHQALINIEQNGRGVLLYMNQEGRGIGLVNKLRAYKLQEDGLDTVEANVALGFKPDHRDYGVGAQILRELGVRKMRLMTNNPTKRVGLQGYGLEIAEQVPIEIEAYPENEHYLKTKRDKMGHKLDHISAHKSDGFLNSLKK
- a CDS encoding Na+/H+ antiporter subunit D: MNHIVIYPILIPILTASIALIAFKNRDLQRWISVIGSTLTFISTCVLLYAVHTDGIQVLQPGNWEAPFGISLVADLFSALMVCVTGLMAMTISIYSLGDVDERRESFGFQPLFQILIFGVIGAFLTGDLFNLYVWFEVMLITSFVLLAIGNGKAQLDGAVKYVIINLLSSLIFLAAVGIMYGLTGTLNFAAMAEALQDTENTGLVITASMMFMVSFGIKSAVFPLFFWLPASYHTPPITITAIFGALLTKVGVYSLVRVFTLLFTHDIGYTHTILLWISVPTMVVGVLGAASQYDVRKILSFHIVSQIGYMIMGLAFFTKIALAGVIYYILHNILAKTNLFLVAGIAQKLVGSYHLSRLGGLYKKYPLVSALFAISAISLAGLPPLTGFWAKYTVIYAGLEVQQWVVIGFALAVGLMTLFSMTKIWMGAYWSPLPDTAPVVADKNFKPVAGAQLIALMLPTIVIAGFIVVLGIFGEPFYMLLFDAAEQLLDPSMYINAVLNP